AGATATCAAAGCGAGAATTAGACTTATGCAACAATTACCGAAATCAGATACATTTATCTTCCACAGGACTAGTGAAATTTTCGCTGGAAGATTCTAAATGGCGGCTTGTCGTCATTTCAGCGTGTTCCAGATGTAAAATCTGGACAAGCTTTAAATGAAACAAGCCGTAGAGGAAACTCGATTCACGCCAAATCAGTTTTTTAAAGGAGGTTAACTCATGAATGAGTTAACTAAGTTCAAGAAACCAAATCATAGATTTGGACTTTCACTTATCTGCTTAACAACCATCATCAGCTCAATTTCACATGCCTGCTTCCAGAAAAATGTATCTAATTTCTAGTGTAGTGTTACGATTGTGCATGTATGTTCCATTTATAAGTTTGATTATTAATTTGGATATCTATAATTGAAGTTTTAGATGTGCCCTACAATAAAACATATTCCAAATAATCACAAATTATGAATTAAGAATTTAATGTTAATGCTAATAGTTCATAAGATGTGTTTACAAAGTTTATTAAGGAAGATACAATTATATTAGAAAGACTATTAACGCAATTATTAGGGGGAGATAATATGAATAAAATTTCAAATATAGAAATGATAAACTTTTTCTACAATGCAATGCCAGTAATAGAACAGCTTTTTGATGAGGATGTTTCAATGGGAATAACTGATACGGAAAAATATGTTGCAACGAGATATTGTAAGGAATTGGAATTGAGTGCAAAAGAAGGTGACAAGATTCCAGCAGGAGGAGCTATAGCAGAGGTAATAAGAACTGGAAACGCTGCTATAAAGGTTGTGCCTGAAAGTGTATATGGGGTTGTAATGAAGTCATATGCAATTCCAATAAAAGAAGATAATAAAATTGTTGGTGTTTTTGCAGTGGCAAAAAGTTTAGCAAAGAAAAATGAGGTTACCACTATTACAAAAAATTTAACAGAATCCCTTTCGCAAATTTCAGCAGGCATTAATGAAATTTCAACAGGAGTACAAGATTTAGCTGGAATGAATGAAAAATTGTTGGGGGAAACAAAGGTTGCTAATGAAAAAGCACAAAATACTGATGAAATAGTAAATTTTATTCAAAGTATTTCGTCTCAAACTAATCTTTTGGGCTTAAATGCTTCAATTGAAGCTGCTAGAGCTGGAGATGCAGGAAAAGGCTTTAGTGTTGTTGCGCAAGAAATTAGAAAATTATCAAATTCCTCAAATGAATCAATTAAAAAAATTGACGATGTAATAAAGCATATTTCATTGGCAATAGGAAGTATTAATAATAATTTGAGTAAATCAAATGATGTTTCTCAAAATCAATCTGCTGCTTTAGAAGAAATTGCTGCATCAATTTCAGAGCTGAATGTTACAGCAAAGAAATTAGAAGAATTAGCTGATAGGCTATAATTATACATAAATAGGTAAAGATATCCAAAGCGAGAATTAGACATATGCGGAACTTACCGAAATTAAACACATATTTATTACAGCGGACTAATGAAATTTTCACTGGATGGGTTCTAAGTGGAAGGTTGCACCCATTTCTGCATGTTCCTAAAGTAAATTTATGACAAGCAGAAAGTGGAACAACCTTCCACTAATAACCATCACAGCTTAATTTCATATGCCGCTTGCACAAATATGTATCTAATTTCTAGTGTAGTGTTCGATTATAATTTCTTAATGATGCATGTATATTCCATTTATAAGTTTTATTCTTAAATTGGATATCTATAATTAAAAACAGGGAAGTTCCTTTAAATAACTAAATGGAAGCTACGCTCTAGTTCCAATTTTTTGATTGGAAAGAAGAGAACAAGCTTCCATTTAGTGCTTTTGTAGTTTAGTTAAAAGTCCTTGATAATATTATTTTAAATTTTCAGGGTTTAATACTTTAAGTTCGTCAATTACAAATAAACCATCTTTTCTAATTAAAACATCATCAAAATAGATTTCACCGCCACCGTAATCAGCTCTTTGAATTAATACTAAATCCCAATGAATAGCTGAATGATTTCCATTTGGAGCATCATCATAAGAATTTCCTGGAGTGAAATGAATTGAACCAGCAATTTTTTCATCAAATAGAGTATCTTTCATAGGATGAAGGATGTATGGATTTACACCAATTGCAAATTCACCAACATATCTTGCACCGTCATCAGTGTCTAAAACTGCATTGATTCTTTCAGTATCATTAGCTGTAGCATTTACAATTTTACCATCTTTAAATTCAAATTTTATTTCATTAAAAGCAAATCCATTATAAATTGATGGAGTATTATAAGCTAAAGTACCATTAATTGAGTTTTTAACAGGAGCTGTATAAACTTCTCCATCTGGAATGTTAAGTTTACCATCACATTTAATTGCAGGAATATCCTTTATTGAAAAAGTTAAATCAGTACCTGGACCAACAAGTCTTACCTTATCAGTTTTATTCATTAAGTTAACTAATGAATTCATAGCTACTGACATTTTTGAATAATCTAAATTACAAACATTATAGTAAAAATCTTCAAAAGCTTCTGTGCTCATATCTGCATCTTGAGCTAAAGAAGGTGTAGGATATCTTAAAACACACCATTTAGTGCTTTTGATTCTTATTTTAGAATGTACTTCAGAAAAAATATGTTTGTTATATAAATTCATTTTTTCTTCTGGAACATCAGAAAGCTCAGAAGAATTTTTGTTGGCTCTAATTCCTATATAAGCATCCATATCCTTCATTCTTATAGCTTCATATTTACCCATAAGTTCTAATTGTTCTTTAGTAGCGCCCATTAGTAATTCACGCTTTGATTCGCTGTTGTTTACAGCTAAAAAAGGAACAGCTTTAACTTTATATGCTTCTTTTATTAATTCTGTAACTAAAGGCGATTCCATTCCATTAGATTCGATAAGGACTTTTTCACCTTCTTTAAG
The window above is part of the Clostridium saccharoperbutylacetonicum N1-4(HMT) genome. Proteins encoded here:
- a CDS encoding methyl-accepting chemotaxis protein; this translates as MNKISNIEMINFFYNAMPVIEQLFDEDVSMGITDTEKYVATRYCKELELSAKEGDKIPAGGAIAEVIRTGNAAIKVVPESVYGVVMKSYAIPIKEDNKIVGVFAVAKSLAKKNEVTTITKNLTESLSQISAGINEISTGVQDLAGMNEKLLGETKVANEKAQNTDEIVNFIQSISSQTNLLGLNASIEAARAGDAGKGFSVVAQEIRKLSNSSNESIKKIDDVIKHISLAIGSINNNLSKSNDVSQNQSAALEEIAASISELNVTAKKLEELADRL
- a CDS encoding aminopeptidase — encoded protein: MIDPRNTQLANNLINYSCELKEGEKVLIESNGMESPLVTELIKEAYKVKAVPFLAVNNSESKRELLMGATKEQLELMGKYEAIRMKDMDAYIGIRANKNSSELSDVPEEKMNLYNKHIFSEVHSKIRIKSTKWCVLRYPTPSLAQDADMSTEAFEDFYYNVCNLDYSKMSVAMNSLVNLMNKTDKVRLVGPGTDLTFSIKDIPAIKCDGKLNIPDGEVYTAPVKNSINGTLAYNTPSIYNGFAFNEIKFEFKDGKIVNATANDTERINAVLDTDDGARYVGEFAIGVNPYILHPMKDTLFDEKIAGSIHFTPGNSYDDAPNGNHSAIHWDLVLIQRADYGGGEIYFDDVLIRKDGLFVIDELKVLNPENLK